A section of the Oncorhynchus gorbuscha isolate QuinsamMale2020 ecotype Even-year linkage group LG04, OgorEven_v1.0, whole genome shotgun sequence genome encodes:
- the LOC124033385 gene encoding melanin-concentrating hormone receptor 2-like codes for MIINSSDIFCNYEEIGNFTNNSSCVNTTQSSPSFIDLATFMHIFPSIYGILCTIGVIANGLVIYAVATCKKKIVSDIYVLNLAVADMLFLLVMPFNIHQLVRDRQWVFGNFMCKAVVVVDVSNQFTTVGIVTVLCIDRYVAIVHPTSEKRTIQWTIIINILVWVGSFLLTVPVMIYAMVVRKRDLEICMMFLDGPEDMYWYTLYQSILGFIFPLIIISTFYSLTLYHVFRSIRRVKRKQTVWAKRATKTVVMVIALFLVCWSPYHVIQVINLSNNRPTNTFVYVYNITICLSYSHSCINPLMLLIFAQNYRERLCHRKELRSSQQNSSKTTVVKTDGSSVATDPNYRSTAM; via the exons ATGATTATAAATAGCTCAGACATATTTTGTAACTATGAAGAAATAGGTAACTTCACCAACAACTCGTCATGTGTGAACACGACTCAGTCCTCACCCAGCTTCATCGACCTGGCGACGTTTATGCACATATTCCCGTCCATATACGGCATCCTGTGTACTATAGGAGTGATCGCCAACGGTTTGGTGATTTACGCAGTGGCGACATGCAAGAAAAAGATTGTATCGGACATCTACGTGCTGAACTTGGCCGTCGCAGATATGCTCTTCTTGCTGGTGATGCCTTTCAACATTCACCAGCTGGTCCGGGACAGACAGTGGGTGTTCGGGAACttcatgtgcaaagctgtcgtggTGGTGGATGTTAGCAACCAGTTCACTACGGTGGGGATTGTAACGGTGCTGTGTATTGACAG ATACGTTGCCATCGTCCACCCCACCTCAGAGAAGCGGACCATCCAGTGgaccatcatcatcaacatcctGGTGTGGGTCGGCAGCTTCCTCCTCACCGTGCCCGTCATGATCTACGCCATGGTGGTTAGGAAGCGCGACTTGGAGATATGCATGATGTTCCTGGACGGGCCTGAGGACATGTACTGGTACACTCTCTACCAGTCCATCCTGGGCTTCATCTTCCCTCTCATCATCATCTCCACCTTCTACTCCCTCACCCTCTACCACGTCTTCAGATCCATCCGCAGAGTCAAGCGTAAACAGACTGTCTGGGCGAAGCGCGCCACCAAGACCGTGGTGATGGTCATTGCTCTCTTCCTGGTGTGCTGGAGCCCATATCACGTGATCCAGGTGATTAACTTGAGCAACAACAGGCCAACCAACACCTTCGTGTATGTCTACAACATCACGATCTGTCTGAGTTACTCCCACAGCTGCATCAACCCTCTGATGCTGCTCATCTTCGCTCAGAACTATCGCGAGCGTCTCTGTCACAGGAAGGAGTTGAGGAGCTCGCAGCAGAACTCCTCCAAGACCACTGTGGTCAAGACAGACGGCTCCAGCGTGGCCACAGACCCCAACTACCGCAGCACAGCCATGTAA